The proteins below are encoded in one region of Nilaparvata lugens isolate BPH chromosome X, ASM1435652v1, whole genome shotgun sequence:
- the LOC120354570 gene encoding uncharacterized protein LOC120354570: MGDLPACRVSKCKPFENCGVDYAGPLRITMTRRRNPCVLKAYICLFVCMATKAVHIELVSDLSTPMFLAVFRVMYSDCGTNFVGAKEQLRKISQHLNSSEFQTKLTSQLAEHKIDWKFIPPGSPHFGGLWEANVKSVKFHLFRVIGNQLLTYEELNTVLVQIEGVLNSRPRCVLSEDPCEPLALTPAHFLTLTPLKSFPMRDVDSVPVNRLTRYELIGQLIQSFWNRWRRECLFFYSNVKSCTIVISYRSLLNYS, translated from the exons atgggtgacctgcctgcttgtcgagtgtcaaaatgcaaaccatttgaaaattgtggtgtggattacgctGGTCCTCTGCGTATTACTATGACAAGACGTCGtaatccttgtgttttgaaagcctacatttgtctgtttgtgtgtatggcaacaaaggcggtacatattgagttggtatcggatctatcaacgcccatgtttttagctgtgtt tcgtgtgatgtattccgattgtggtactaattttgtaggtgccaaggaacagttgcgaaaaatatctcaacattTGAACTCATCCGAGTTTCAAACCAaattgactagtcaactcgccgaacacaaaattgattggaaattcattccccctggttcacCACActttggaggtctgtgggaggcaaatgtcaaatctgtaaagtttcatctgttccgagtaattggcaatcaacttctcacctatgaggaactgaacactgtattggtgcagattgaaggtgtcctgaattcccgcccacggtgtgtactgagtgaggatccgTGTGAACCGCTGGCTTTAACCCCAGCGCACTTTTTGACTCTAACACCATTGAAATCGTTTCCGATgcgggacgtggacagtgtccctgtgaatcgtctcaccaggtatgaattgattggtcaactcattcaatcgttctggaaccgatggagaagaga ATGCCTGTTTTTCTATTCTAATGTGAAAAGTTGTACAATAGTGATCAGTTATAGAAGTCTTTTGAATTACTCCTAG